The genomic region GCTGGTCTAACAGTGCCGCACCGATGGAGCGGTGAGGACGAGAAAGTATGCGTTGGAGAGCTTCGTCGCGGCCGTACTCTTCCCACTGTTCGTCGAGGATATCGGGGCCTAAATCAGCAATGCGGTCATAGTAATTGGCAATGGGATAGACCTCGACGTGTCCTAAGCTATGGCCGACGAGCTCGATATCGCGGGGAGTATTGGCCAGGTTCAGCACGGCGCGGGCGGTAAATCCGGGTTTGCGCCATTTATCCCCGGCGTAGTGGATGGACCATTGCCCTTCCATCTTGAGGTGGGTGTGCAAAATCTGCTCGCCAAATTGCATGAATAAATGCTTGCCGTACGGCCAGACGTTTTCGCAGTAATCACCAGTAAACGTCGATGTGGCATAGCGCGGTACGCGAATGGAGGTCCGCGTGACCTGGCGCCCAACCATAAACTGCAGCTTATTCGATAACTGCAGTACTGAATCTCCCTCTGGCATAAGCGCCTATCCTACTCGTACGTACTGCTAACGCCTATTGCGACCACGCGGTGGCAAAGGGCCTCGCCGCGGGCGCATGGGCCCCGAACGGTTAGTCTCACCTTCGGGCGGATCATCAAAGCTTAGCTCTTCAAGGGCTTCATGAATGCTGCGACCGCGGCGAGATCCCGTTCGTTCTTCGTGTACAGGCGAGGAAGCCGCGGTGTCACCTGGATCACTGCCTGGTTCATTGCGCGTCTGGGTAGGCGTCCGTGGCGCGGCAGCAGTGGTAGCAATCCGAATGCCGCGGGGATTAATGCCAGCGCCGAAGCTACGTAGTTGCTTGGCCACGTCTGAGTCGAAGATGGAGGCACCATTGGCTTTTTCAATGACCAACGGGCTGAGCCT from Corynebacterium ammoniagenes DSM 20306 harbors:
- a CDS encoding DNA-formamidopyrimidine glycosylase family protein, with translation MPEGDSVLQLSNKLQFMVGRQVTRTSIRVPRYATSTFTGDYCENVWPYGKHLFMQFGEQILHTHLKMEGQWSIHYAGDKWRKPGFTARAVLNLANTPRDIELVGHSLGHVEVYPIANYYDRIADLGPDILDEQWEEYGRDEALQRILSRPHRSIGAALLDQHNVAGIGNEYRAEACFIAGIDPRDSVESIGVTRVESVVDISRKIMWANKDSPVRVTTGVRRAGETTYVFGRNNQRCRRCTTTIYTDRLGGPDAGGEDGELERIIWVCPHCQPRLDTRLGANPDVNVGIVD